The Flaviramulus sp. BrNp1-15 genome includes the window GAAAGAATATAAAGGAATAACAGCGGATCTTTAAAGCTAGAAATTTGTATTCTTAACATTTCTATTGAAGGCGGAAATTCAATAAAATTATGGTAAAAGAATACGCTAATATCTACAGCGGTAATAATTAAAAAGCTAGCTAATAGTTTATTGCTGAGTTTTTTTGTGGTTTTTACAGTTAATAAAAAAACGGACAAGAGTAAAAACAGAATAACAATTACAAAACTTACAATACTTATTATTGATGTCTTATCCATAATTAAGCTACTTGTTGTTGTTGTTGTTGTTGTTGTTGTTGTTGTTGTTGTTGTTTTACTTTTTCTATATTGAGTAGGTTATAATTAGCCATTAAGTAGTTTGGTTTTATTAAGTGTATAAATATAATTATTTATAAAGAATAAAAAAGGAGCTTGTAAATACTGAATAAAAATTAACTAAAGTGAAAATGTTTACCAATTTTGTAGTTAAATTAACATAAATTTTATTTAAAAAATTTATATTTACTAAAAACTATAAATTTTACTTATGAAAAACATCAATCAGATCTTCTCGATTTTCATTTTGTTGGTAATGACATCATTTCTAACAGAAGCCCAAGTTAAACAAACGGCAAACGTTGAAGGCATTACAGAGTATATGCTGGATAACGGCTTGAAAGTGTTATTGTTTCCAGATAATTCATCACAAACCATAACCGTAAATATAACTTATAAAGTTGGTTCAAGACACGAGGGTTATGGAGAAAAAGGAATGGCACATTTATTAGAGCACTTAGTGTTTAAAGGAACACCAAACCATCCAGACATTCCTAAAGAATTAACCGAGCGTGGGGCAAGACCAAACGGAACTACTTATTATGACCGTACAAACTACTTTGAAACGTTTAATGCAACAGATGAAAATTTAGAATGGGCATTAGATTTAGAGGCAGATAGAATGGTAAACTCCTATATTGCTAAAAAAGATTTAGAGTCAGAGTTTTCTGTTGTTAGAAACGAGTTTGAAAGTGGTGAGAATTCACCATCAAATGTATTGCGTTTAAAGGTTATTAATACGGCTTACCTTTGGCATAATTATGGGCAAGCAACAATTGGAAATCGTTCTGATATAGAAAGAGTTCCTATTGAAAATTTGAAAGCGTTTTACAAAAAATATTACAGACCAGATAATGCTGTTTTAATGGTTACAGGAAAATTTGATGCTGATAAGACATTAGAACTTATTGATAAGAAATTTTCTGGAATTAAAAATCCAGATAAACCTTTGCGAGATGTTCCAACTATAGAACCTGCCCAAGATGGTGAAAAACGTGTTACTCTAAGTCGAGTAGGAGATTTACAAATATTATCTACTTTATATCATACACCTGCAGGTTCTCACGAAGATTATGCTGCAATATCTATTGCTGAGGAAATTTTAACTGATAACCCTTCAGGAAGGTTATATAAAGCTTTAGTTGATGGAAAAAAGGCTGCAAGTATGTATTCTTACATTCCTTTTACAAAAGAACCCTCGTTTATGTATATTAATGTAAATGTGCCTTCTGATAAATCACTTTCCGAGGCTGAAACTACTATGTTAGCGTTATTGGATGATTTAAAAAATAATCCAGTAACTCAAGAGGAAGTTGATAGAGCAAAATCTAATCTATTAAAACAATACGATCAAATAAGTAGAAATTCAGCCTATTTAGGAACTTATATGAGTGAGTTTATAGGTGCTGGAGATTGGAGATTGTCATTTATTCATAGAGACCGTGTAGAAAATATGACTGTTGAAAAAGTGAATGAGGCTATTCAACGTTATTTAATTAATACAAACAGAACAGTTGGAAACTTCGTTCCAGCAGAAAAGCCTATTCGTGTTGAAATTGAACACACAGAAGGGTTGGATGAATTGGTTACATCATATAAAGGAAAAGAAGGATTGGATGCGGGTGAAGCGTTTGATGTTTCTTATGAAAACATTCAGAACCGATTGGATTCTGGTGAGCTTCAAAAAACACCAATAGAATATGGTTTCATAAAAAAAGATAATCGAGGAAAAACAGTTACGCTTTCTTTTACTTTTAGAAATGGAAATGTTAATGACTTTATGAACAAAGGTCGTTTAGCAAGTTATACATCAAGCATGTTAAATAAAGGTACTAAGAATAATTCAAGACAAGACATTGAAGATAAGCTAAGTGCTATAAAATCTTCTATTCGTTTTTCTGGTTCTAATGGAAGAGTAAGTGCTAGTATAAATACTACAGAGGAGCATCTTATGGAGTCATTAGCATTAATGACAGATATGCTTAAAAATCCTAAGTTTGATAATGAAGAATTAGAAAAGCTTAAAACTCAGGATTTAGCAAGTATTGAACAAAACAAAACAGAACCTCAGTTTTTAGCGAGTAAAGAACTAGGATTGTTGAATCAGAAGTATGAAAAAGGACATCCTTTACATGCAACAACTATTGAAGAGGATATCGAAGAAATTAATACTGTTACGATTGATGCTATCCAAGAGTATTACAATGAGTTTTATGGAATTTCAGATAATGCCACGTTAATAGCTATAGGTAATATTGATGAACAAAAGTTAAAAGATTATTTTGAAACCGAGTTTGCCGATTTTAAATCAGATAAGCCATATCAGCCAATTGCTGATAAATATGCACTTAATAATGCAGCGAATAAAAAGATTAAAACACCAGACAAAAAAAATGCTATTAGTATAGGTGTTATGTCTTTTGAAGGTAGCCAAGTAGAAGATGATTATGCAGCGCTTGAAGTAGCAAGTTCAATTTTTGGTGGTGGTGTTTTAAGTTCCAGAATTACCACACGTTTAAGACAAAAAGATGGTGTAAGTTATGGCGCAGGTGGACGAGTAAGAGTAGATTCTAATCCTGATGATAAAAATTCTTCAATTTTAGTGTATGCTATTTATGCTCCAGAAAATGCATCAAAAGTTCAAAAAGGATTCAGTGAAGAAATAGAACGATTTATAAAAGAAGGTATTACTGAAGATGAACTTAAAGTAGCTGTAAATAGTTGGGTGCAAGGTGAAAATGTATCTAGAGCAAAAGACAATGAACTTTCAAGTCTAATTAATAATAATTTATATTATGATAGAGACATGATGTTTCATAAAAATATTGAGGATAAAGTAACCAGTTTAACTGTTGAAGATGTAAATAAAGTCATTAAAAAGTATTTTAAAACATTTGATAATTGGACAGTTATTAATGCTGGTGATTTTGTAGAATATGAGATAAACAACGAAGATAAAAAAGTTGATTAGTTTTAATTACTTTTCAGAAAAAAGCCAATTCAAATGAATTGGCTTTTTTTATTTAATCAATTATAATCTCCAAAATCTTAATAGCGGCATCGCTAATTTTTGTTCCTGGTCCAAAAACAGCAATGGCGCCAGCATCAAATAAATATTGATAATCTTGTTTTGGTATTACACCACCAACTATAACCATAATATCATCACGACCATAAGCTTTTAAAGCTTCAATAACTTGTGGTACTAAAGTTTTATGGCCTGCAGCAAGGGATGAAACACCAAGTATGTGTACGTCGTTTTCAACAGCTTGTTTGGCAGCTTCTTGTGGTGTTTGAAATAAGGGGCCAATATCTACATCAAAACCAACATCTGCATAACCAGTTGCTACCACTTTTGCACCACGGTCATGACCATCTTGTCCCATTTTGGCAATCATAATACGTGGACGTCTTCCGTCTTGTTCTGCAAACTTATCAGCTAATTCTTTAGCTTTTTTAAAGGATTCGTCGTCTTTTATTTCCTTACTATACACGCCAGAAAATGATTTTATTTGTGCTTTATACCTTCCAAATTCTGCTTCAAGAGCGTCACTAATTTCACCTAAAGTAGCTCTTTCTCGTGCAGCATGAACAGCTAAAGCTAATAAATTTTCTTTTCCTGTACGCGCAGCTTTAGTTAATTTTAATAAAGCTAGTTTAACTTTTTCAGAATTCCTTTCAGATTTAATGCTATTTAATTGTTCTATTTGCTGGTTTCTAACGGTTTGATTATCTACTTCTAGAGTGGAAATAGGTTCTTCTTCATCTAATCTATATTTATTAACACCAACAATAATATCTTGACCAGAATCAATACGAGCTTGTTTTTTAGCTGCCGCTTCTTCAATTCTAATTTTAGGTATACCAGCTTCAATAGCTTTGGTCATACCTCCAAGTTCTTCAACTTCTTCAATTAAAGACCAAGCTTTTTGTGCAATGTCATGCGTTAATTTTTCTAAATAATAACTCCCAGCCCAAGGGTCAACCGTTTTGGTAATATGTGTTTCTTCTTGTAAAAATATTTGGGTGTTACGGGCTATTCTTGCAGAAAAATCTGTAGGTAATGCAATAGCTTCATCTAAAGCATTAGTGTGTAAGCTTTGTGTACCTCCAAATGCAGCAGCAGCAGCTTCTATAGTTGTTCTCGCTACATTATTAAAAGGATCTTGTTCCGTTAAACTCCAGCCGCTTGTTTGACAATGCGTACGAAGTGCCAAAGATTTTTCGTTTTTAGGATTAAATTGCTTTACTAATTTAGCCCAAAGCATACGTGCAGCTCGCATTTTAGCAATTTCCATGAAATAATTCATGCCTATTGCCCAGAAAAAGGAAAGGCGAGGAGCAAAGGTGTCAATATCCATTCCTGCTGCTAAGCCTTTTCTAATATATTCCAGACCATCTGCTAAGGTGTAAGCTAACTCAATATCACATGTAGCGCCAGCTTCCTGCATATGATAACCAGAAATACTTATGCTATTGAATTTTGGCATATGTTTACTAGTGTACTCAAAAATATCTGAAATGATTTTCATGGAAGGCGTTGGTGGGTAAATGTATGTGTTACGCACCATGAATTCCTTTAAAATATCATTTTGGATTGTGCCTGCAAGTTGTTCTGGTTTTACACCTTGTTCTTCTGCAGCTACAATATAAAATGCCATTATTGGTAAAACAGCACCATTCATTGTCATTGAAACAGACATTTTGTCTAATGGAATTTGGTCGAAAAGTATTTTCATATCTTCAACCGAATCTATTGCTACACCTGCTTTTCCAACATCTCCAACTACACGTTCATGGTCACTATCGTACCCACGATGCGTTGCCAAATCGAAGGCAACTGATAATCCTTTTTGTCCAGCAGCTAAATTACGCCTGTAAAAAGCATTACTTTCTTCTGCTGTTGAAAAACCAGCATATTGCCGAATAGTCCAAGGTCTACGAACATACATGGTACTGTATGGTCCACGAAGGTTTGGCGCTATTCCTGCAACAAAATTGAGATGTTCTAAATTTTCAACATCTTTTTTTGAGTATATGGATTTTACTTCGATGCCTTCGGCAGTTTGAAATTTTGAAACTTCAGACTCTAGACTTGGGACTTCGGATTTTAATTCAATATGTTGAAGATTTTTTCTCAAAATGAATTATTTTAATTCGTTTGGGCGCTTGTATCTGACTTTTGTGGAATTACATTAAAATCTAGTGGTTCAGGTTCATCAAAATTAACTTTAGATAAATCGATATCAAAAAGCTTAGAGTAATATAAATCTAATGCTATATAAGTTGCTAAATATTTATCATTTAAAGCTGTTCTGTATTTTGACATTAAAGGTGTTCCAAAAAGCTTAGGGCTTAAGCTATTTGTTGATATAAGCGCGTCAAAAGTAGTTTTAAGACTTTTGTCTTGCATATTATTAGAAATACATTTAATAATATTACTACTGTAGTTTAAATGACTTTTAGTGTTGTTGGCATCCCAAAGATCATCTTCATTCTTTAGTACTTCAAATACTTTTACAGTGTGTTCTGAAATAACATCTTCAAATTTCAATCGACCATAAATAGAGTTTCTTAATAATTGCGAGTATGCTTGAACTAAAGATGTATTTGGTTTTGCTTTCCCATAATAATTTAAAATATCATCTTCAAAAGAGTACAAAGCTTCTTGATACAACTTTGAGTTTAACCCGTTGCAAGCCAATACTTCAGGTTTGTCATTATACTTGTAGTCTGAAAATGTGTTTTCTTTTTTACAACCGAGAAAAGTGAATGCTAATAAAAAAGTAATTAAGGTAATTTTTAAGTTCATTTTAATTTTCATTTTTTAATCGTTTTTGTTCTAAATGTTCTGCTAGTCGTTTTTCTATAATAGGTTCTATTAATGTTTTTCGTTGATTTGTTTTTATAAAAGGATAAATTTCTAATTCATCTTTCATTTTATCATTAGGGTTTGGGTGTTTATTGGTTCCTAATAAAACTTCTTCACCAGAATCGAATTGTAATTGTTCTTTGGATGCACTTTCTTTAATTTTTCTTTGAATGGTGCCTTCCTTTAATTGTTTTAAAAAGCCACCGTTTGCCTCAATATTTTTAAATAAATCTAAAGCTTTTTCTGCAAGTTGAGTTGTTAAGCTTTCAATGTAATATGAACCGTCAGAAGGATTATTTACTTTATTAAAGTAACTCTCTTGTTTTAAAATTAATAATTGATTTCTCGCAATACGTTCTCCAAATTCATTGTCTTTGTGATAAATAGAGTCATAAGATAAATTACTTATTGTATTAACACCGCCTAGTATAGCACTCATACATTCTGTTGTGGTGCGTAACAAGTTAGTATTGTAGTCGTAAAGGGTTTTATTGCGTCTAGTTGGAGTAGCAATTATATGACAATCTGAGTTGATGTTATATTCTGATGCTAAAGTTTTCCAAAGCGCTCTTAAAGCTCTCAGTTTTGCTATTTCAAAAAAGTAGTTTGTACCAACCGAAAGATTAAAAGTAACTTGAAGCGACTCATTATTTAAATGATTTAAATATTCATTTGCATGAGCTAAAGCATACGCTAATTGCTGAACCATTGTTGCACCAGCGTTTTGGTATAACGACGCATTTACACTAAATACTGAGGTTGTTTTTACAATAGCTTCAAAGTGTTTATGGTCTTTATTTAGGTTGTAAAACCAGTTTCCTGTTTTTACTAAGTTTCCTAAAATATCTGTTTGAATATTTATTTTCGCTTTCGCGGAAAAAGAAATCAGTTTTTTAACAAACTCTTCTGATAAAAACTGCAATTCAAAATAAAGTGGAGTAGAAGATAGGTTAATGTTTTTCAATAAATCTTCAATTGAAACTTCTTCAGTTGGTATAATAAATTTTACACTCTCCGCACCTTTTTCAATA containing:
- a CDS encoding pitrilysin family protein; translation: MTSFLTEAQVKQTANVEGITEYMLDNGLKVLLFPDNSSQTITVNITYKVGSRHEGYGEKGMAHLLEHLVFKGTPNHPDIPKELTERGARPNGTTYYDRTNYFETFNATDENLEWALDLEADRMVNSYIAKKDLESEFSVVRNEFESGENSPSNVLRLKVINTAYLWHNYGQATIGNRSDIERVPIENLKAFYKKYYRPDNAVLMVTGKFDADKTLELIDKKFSGIKNPDKPLRDVPTIEPAQDGEKRVTLSRVGDLQILSTLYHTPAGSHEDYAAISIAEEILTDNPSGRLYKALVDGKKAASMYSYIPFTKEPSFMYINVNVPSDKSLSEAETTMLALLDDLKNNPVTQEEVDRAKSNLLKQYDQISRNSAYLGTYMSEFIGAGDWRLSFIHRDRVENMTVEKVNEAIQRYLINTNRTVGNFVPAEKPIRVEIEHTEGLDELVTSYKGKEGLDAGEAFDVSYENIQNRLDSGELQKTPIEYGFIKKDNRGKTVTLSFTFRNGNVNDFMNKGRLASYTSSMLNKGTKNNSRQDIEDKLSAIKSSIRFSGSNGRVSASINTTEEHLMESLALMTDMLKNPKFDNEELEKLKTQDLASIEQNKTEPQFLASKELGLLNQKYEKGHPLHATTIEEDIEEINTVTIDAIQEYYNEFYGISDNATLIAIGNIDEQKLKDYFETEFADFKSDKPYQPIADKYALNNAANKKIKTPDKKNAISIGVMSFEGSQVEDDYAALEVASSIFGGGVLSSRITTRLRQKDGVSYGAGGRVRVDSNPDDKNSSILVYAIYAPENASKVQKGFSEEIERFIKEGITEDELKVAVNSWVQGENVSRAKDNELSSLINNNLYYDRDMMFHKNIEDKVTSLTVEDVNKVIKKYFKTFDNWTVINAGDFVEYEINNEDKKVD
- the scpA gene encoding methylmalonyl-CoA mutase, translated to MLRKNLQHIELKSEVPSLESEVSKFQTAEGIEVKSIYSKKDVENLEHLNFVAGIAPNLRGPYSTMYVRRPWTIRQYAGFSTAEESNAFYRRNLAAGQKGLSVAFDLATHRGYDSDHERVVGDVGKAGVAIDSVEDMKILFDQIPLDKMSVSMTMNGAVLPIMAFYIVAAEEQGVKPEQLAGTIQNDILKEFMVRNTYIYPPTPSMKIISDIFEYTSKHMPKFNSISISGYHMQEAGATCDIELAYTLADGLEYIRKGLAAGMDIDTFAPRLSFFWAIGMNYFMEIAKMRAARMLWAKLVKQFNPKNEKSLALRTHCQTSGWSLTEQDPFNNVARTTIEAAAAAFGGTQSLHTNALDEAIALPTDFSARIARNTQIFLQEETHITKTVDPWAGSYYLEKLTHDIAQKAWSLIEEVEELGGMTKAIEAGIPKIRIEEAAAKKQARIDSGQDIIVGVNKYRLDEEEPISTLEVDNQTVRNQQIEQLNSIKSERNSEKVKLALLKLTKAARTGKENLLALAVHAARERATLGEISDALEAEFGRYKAQIKSFSGVYSKEIKDDESFKKAKELADKFAEQDGRRPRIMIAKMGQDGHDRGAKVVATGYADVGFDVDIGPLFQTPQEAAKQAVENDVHILGVSSLAAGHKTLVPQVIEALKAYGRDDIMVIVGGVIPKQDYQYLFDAGAIAVFGPGTKISDAAIKILEIIID
- a CDS encoding methylmalonyl-CoA mutase subunit beta, yielding MANKLFDEFSPVSAKQWKQKIQFDLKGADYNETLVWKTNEDILVKPFYHADDFKKLPNVSNTKATQWEICQTIFVSNSKKSNLKAINAIEKGAESVKFIIPTEEVSIEDLLKNINLSSTPLYFELQFLSEEFVKKLISFSAKAKINIQTDILGNLVKTGNWFYNLNKDHKHFEAIVKTTSVFSVNASLYQNAGATMVQQLAYALAHANEYLNHLNNESLQVTFNLSVGTNYFFEIAKLRALRALWKTLASEYNINSDCHIIATPTRRNKTLYDYNTNLLRTTTECMSAILGGVNTISNLSYDSIYHKDNEFGERIARNQLLILKQESYFNKVNNPSDGSYYIESLTTQLAEKALDLFKNIEANGGFLKQLKEGTIQRKIKESASKEQLQFDSGEEVLLGTNKHPNPNDKMKDELEIYPFIKTNQRKTLIEPIIEKRLAEHLEQKRLKNEN